Genomic DNA from Cupriavidus pauculus:
GACGCCCTCGATCGTCTTCGCCGAGCGCGACCAGCCCGACGTCTGGAAACCGAGCGTCGCCAGATAGCGTGCCGCGTGGAGACCCAGCGCGCCAAGCCCCAGCACGCCGACACGCGTGCGGCGCGCGAGCGGCATCTCTGGCGGAATGCGCCAGTGCCGCTCGGTCTGCTGGCGGGCGATCGTCCGCATGTCGCGCATCAGCATCAGCGCGGCCATGCCGACGAACTCGGCCATGCCCTCGCGCGTCTCCGGCAGGATCATGCGCGCGAGCGGTACGTGGCGCGGATAGTCGGCATCGGCGAGCACATGGTCCACGCCCGCGCCCGTGCTGATCACGAGGCGCAGGTTCGGAAACGTCGCCAGCACGCCCGCGTCGGGCTCCCATACCAGCGCGTGCGTCACCGCCGCCGGATCGACGCCGGGCTCGCCCCACATGCGGACCTCGGCTTCCGGCAACGCCGCCGCGAACGCGGCGCGCCACTCGGGCATCGCCGCCGCGCCACCGGACTTGACCACTACGAGCAGGCGTTCAGGCATCGCGAATCAGCGCTCCACCTGACGGTTCCACTGGCGATCCCAGTTCGACCGGTTCTGGTTGATCTGCGTCCAGTCCACGGTGACCGCGGTCTTCAGGTATTCCTTCATCGTCGCGAGTTCCTGCCCCGCCTTGCCGGACGCGGTCACGTCGGTGTTGGTCGGGTTGTACGAACCGCCTTCGAGCGCGGCCTTCTGCGCATCCACGCTGAGCAGGTACGCAGCGAGCTTCTGCGACAGATCCTGCTCGGTATTGTTGGCGATGACGCATTGCGCGACCATCAGCACCACGGCGCCTTCCTTCGGCGGCGCATACGCGACGGGCAGCCCGCGCGACTGGAAGATGGTGGTCATGCTCGGCGTGAACGGGAACACGGCGGCCTCGCCCGACTGCACCATCTCCGAGAGCTTCGCGGAGTTCGACACGTACTCGAGCACGTTCGGCCCCACCGTCGTCGGCCACGCCTTGAAGCCCGGCTCCACGTTGGCCTCGTTGCCACCGCGAATGCGGTTGAGCATCAGGAACCCGTGCAGGCCGAACGTCGACGACGGCAGCGACTGGAACACGACCTTGCCCTTGTACTTCGGGTCACCGAGGTCCTGCCAGCTCGTCGGCGGCGCCCAGCCCTTTTCCTTGAAGATCTTGGTGTTGTAGCCGATGCCGGTCATGCTCATCGTCACGCCCGTGGCCATGTCGTTCTCGATATGCGCCTGCGGATAGAGCTTCTTGCTGTTGGCGGAAGCCGGCTGCTTCTCGCACAGGCCCATGCGGATGGCGCGGTACATCAGGCCGTCGTCGAGGAACATCAGGTGCAGCTGCGGCTTGGCGCGCGCGGCAAGCGCCTTGGCCAGGATATCGGACGAAGTGCCGGGCACGACGACGATCTTCACGTCGTTCGCGCGCTCGAAGGCCTTGAACACGTGCTCCGAGTAGGTCTTCTCCATCGCGCCGCCGTTCATGCCCACATACAGCGTGCGCGTGGCGGCCTGTGCACCGGCCATGCCGCAACACAGGGCGGCGATCGCGCCCAAACCGGTGAGGAAGTGTTTCATCAGTGAGCTCCTTTAAGTCGTGGTCGCCTTGGCGGCGTGGTGATGTTGTTGTGCTTGATGCGGTGTGACCGGTGCGAAGCGGCGCAGGTCGAAGGTCTCGATCGGTGTCGGCGTATGGCCATCGACGACGAGTTCCGCCAGGACCTCGCCGGCCGCGGGGCCGATCTCGAAGCCCGCCCCCGAGAAGCCGAACCCATGGAACAGCCCCGGCGTACCCGGGCTCGCGCAAAGCACGGGCTGCCGGTCGGGCAGGTAACCCTCGATGCCGCTCCATGTGCGAATGATCTGTGCATGATCGAGCCGCGGCACCAGCGCGGCAAGGCTGCGCATCTGGCGGAACAGCGCGGCGGTCGTCGACCGGATCGCATCGACACCCGCTTCGTCCGGCTCCACGCGACCGCCGCCGAACACGACGTTGCCGCGTGCGACCTGCCGGCAATAGATGTCCCCGCCCTCGATGCCGAGGCTCAGCGGCAGAAAATAGGGCATCGGTTCCGTCACCGCCATCGCGGGATGTCCCTGCGTAAGCGGCACGACGTCGCCGAAGCGCGCGGCCAGCGGCGCGGCCCATGCGCCCGCGCAGTTGAGCAGGTAGGCGGCATGCACGGTCAGGCCCGATGCGGTTCGCGCATGGAAGCCCGCCGTCGTGCGGCCGGCATCGACCCCGACATCGATCCCAACATCGATAACCTCTTCGCGCTCACGGATCACCGCACCCGCCGCGCGCGCCGCGCGGGCGAACGCCGGCGCCACGAGTCGCGGATTGGCCTGTCCGTCCTCGGGGCTCAGCGAGGCGCCGGCCAGCCCTTCGCCGACCCACGGAAAGCGTCGTCGCAGCTGTGCGCCGCCGATGAGTTCGAGGTCGAGACCATAGGCCGCGGCACCATCGCGATACCGTTCCAGCTTGCCGAAGTCCTCGGCGGTGCGCGCGAACTTCAGATGGCCGCTGCGCACGTACTCGCCATCGGTCCCGAGCAATGCCGGCAGATCCTGCCAGATGCGATGCGCGCGCTGCGCGAGCGGCAGCTGCCCGAACGCACGGCCCTGGCGCCGCACGCCACCGAAATTGATGCCGCTCGACCGCGCGCCGCACAGATCGCGCTCGAGCAGGACCACGGACATGCCGCGCCGCCGCAGCGCAATGGCCGCGGAGGTTCCGACGATGCCGCCGCCGATGATCAGCACATCGGTCTTCAGCACATCGGCATTCGACAGACTGCGCTCAGCCATGGGACACCTCCGCCTGCGCACCCTGTGCCATCTCGTCCGCCGCGAACGCGGAGATCGGCACGGGCTTCACGGGCGCCTGTCCGCGCAACCGGCCGATACGGTCGATGGGCTTGCCGCAGGCATGCGCGACGATCTCCGCACCCGCCGCGCCGCACATGCG
This window encodes:
- a CDS encoding 2-hydroxyacid dehydrogenase, producing MPERLLVVVKSGGAAAMPEWRAAFAAALPEAEVRMWGEPGVDPAAVTHALVWEPDAGVLATFPNLRLVISTGAGVDHVLADADYPRHVPLARMILPETREGMAEFVGMAALMLMRDMRTIARQQTERHWRIPPEMPLARRTRVGVLGLGALGLHAARYLATLGFQTSGWSRSAKTIEGVATSHGMTALPAFLAGCDILVNLLPQTPDTVGLLDRARLSMLPRGASLLNVGRAAHVVTADLLALLDAGHVSTAMLDVFDAEPLPKDSPLWDHPRVIVTPHCASTPSRTDRAHRAAALIRLAEAGEPVPDLYEAARGY
- a CDS encoding NAD(P)/FAD-dependent oxidoreductase, with the protein product MAERSLSNADVLKTDVLIIGGGIVGTSAAIALRRRGMSVVLLERDLCGARSSGINFGGVRRQGRAFGQLPLAQRAHRIWQDLPALLGTDGEYVRSGHLKFARTAEDFGKLERYRDGAAAYGLDLELIGGAQLRRRFPWVGEGLAGASLSPEDGQANPRLVAPAFARAARAAGAVIREREEVIDVGIDVGVDAGRTTAGFHARTASGLTVHAAYLLNCAGAWAAPLAARFGDVVPLTQGHPAMAVTEPMPYFLPLSLGIEGGDIYCRQVARGNVVFGGGRVEPDEAGVDAIRSTTAALFRQMRSLAALVPRLDHAQIIRTWSGIEGYLPDRQPVLCASPGTPGLFHGFGFSGAGFEIGPAAGEVLAELVVDGHTPTPIETFDLRRFAPVTPHQAQQHHHAAKATTT
- a CDS encoding extracellular solute-binding protein; translation: MKHFLTGLGAIAALCCGMAGAQAATRTLYVGMNGGAMEKTYSEHVFKAFERANDVKIVVVPGTSSDILAKALAARAKPQLHLMFLDDGLMYRAIRMGLCEKQPASANSKKLYPQAHIENDMATGVTMSMTGIGYNTKIFKEKGWAPPTSWQDLGDPKYKGKVVFQSLPSSTFGLHGFLMLNRIRGGNEANVEPGFKAWPTTVGPNVLEYVSNSAKLSEMVQSGEAAVFPFTPSMTTIFQSRGLPVAYAPPKEGAVVLMVAQCVIANNTEQDLSQKLAAYLLSVDAQKAALEGGSYNPTNTDVTASGKAGQELATMKEYLKTAVTVDWTQINQNRSNWDRQWNRQVER